One window of Mastacembelus armatus chromosome 20, fMasArm1.2, whole genome shotgun sequence genomic DNA carries:
- the LOC113121769 gene encoding C-C chemokine receptor type 1-like has product MKMATTTFDYDYNDINETYTTATLCSRDSDNKLGAQLSILYYFMFLFSVFGNGLVLVIIHRFEKLTTVTNIFLLNLVMSSLIFMSSLPFMGVYMQISNWIFGTVMCKIVGSVYYLGFYSSVLFLTLLSFDRHLAVVYSLGAPRVRNTRYAVISCAVVWLVSGLACIKPMILHTTFFNYLENKTHCQEYPRELDFINVQQLRKSGFYIELFVFLIFPLVVIICCYVRIAVTVVSSKIITKFKTVRLIFIIVLLFFICWTPFNIVLLIHNESSTCEDAQKKGYALQITRILAYIYFCISPIFYTFVGKKFQNYFRQLLVKHFPGLRRCISTSQCNNISTKSTPNDF; this is encoded by the exons ATGAAGATGGCAACTACAACATTTGATTACGACTATAATGACATTAATGAGACGTACACGACAGCCACACTATGTAGCAGGGACAGCGATAACAAATTAGGAGCTCAGCTATCCATCCTTTACTACTTTATGTTTCTCTTCAGTGTCTTTGGCAATGGGCTGGTCCTGGTCATCATCCATCG GTTTGAGAAGCTGACCACCGTGACCAACATCTTCCTGCTGAACCTGGTGATGTCCTCCCTGATCTTCATGAGCAGCCTTCCTTTCATGGGAGTTTACATGCAGATCTCCAACTGGATCTTTGGCACAGTTATGTGCAAGATTGTGGGCAGTGTCTACTACCTGGGCTTCTATAGTTCTGTCCTCTTTCTGACTCTTCTGAGCTTTGACCGACACCTTGCGGTCGTGTACTCGTTGGGCGCACCAAGAGTGAGGAACACCAGGTACGCCGTAATCTCCTGCGCTGTTGTGTGGCTGGTCAGTGGCCTTGCATGCATCAAGCCGATGATTCTACACACcactttttttaattatcttgAAAACAAAACGCACTGTCAGGAGTATCCTCGTGAATTAGATTTTATTAATGTGCAACAGCTGAGAAAATCTGGATTTTACAttgagctttttgtttttttgatcTTCCCTCTGGTCGTTATTATTTGCTGCTATGTTAGGATTGCAGTCACTGTCGTTTCATCCAAGATAATCACTAAGTTTAAGACAGTCCGGCTGATATTCATaattgttctgttgttttttatttgctggACACCATTTAATATTGTCCTCCTGATACACAATGAAAGCTCTACCTGTGAGGATGCACAGAAAAAAGGTTATGCACTTCAAATCACTCGCATCCTTGCCTACATTTACTTTTGCATCAGTCCGATCTTCTACACATTTGTTGGGAAAAAGTTTCAGAACTATTTCAGACAGCTGCTGGTGAAACACTTCCCGGGGTTAAGAAGGTGCATTTCTACCAGTCAGTGCAACAATATTTCTACAAAAAGTACACCAAATGATTTTTAG